In Musa acuminata AAA Group cultivar baxijiao chromosome BXJ3-11, Cavendish_Baxijiao_AAA, whole genome shotgun sequence, one DNA window encodes the following:
- the LOC135652925 gene encoding uncharacterized protein LOC135652925 — translation MGREWQWSTTASPKGDSKESNSGCMGGMLHYLHFHQLLYSGSGRNPPGSPPSLSLLPRIELTSQQATGLEAPRNSLELDEGKASSSTSAIEDELYDVPVGIEIASASLSKSSKKMMMWLEEEKRSSQAETPRTPGVVARLMGLETSAGQSSSPSPRTPPAQSRVRNKKKNGGGDQSTKRESRSPRLPLGSLNCNVAASTQIRSVDAGSRSLPETPRVSSAWSCDVDPRFSLRLNKENTNKGVQEIGHLRDFGGHQDENKSRRRHHGTREFTKQVKEGISIRQGGGGGSGRGHVHSGEDESKSKSKRTRPAGKKLSMEDPPSPRSSPQTRKLEIASGTKKPIMPPPKPLQSQATDRLPPSKTSRDHGEAKALKKVLDKCKKADNERFTERIRKPAQSPTTTRPSCSRLLPIIASLFQSADSLPETNIPDKSRCSALPSQPISRSYASSSSFAQQSDCQKNSHGRALRYNDPKFRYVKTILERAGLDGAHTWRWYSPSLPIDPIVFHQLEPEFPFFLGERSTVTSDSLLHGPLRYRWNRKLLFHLVEEKLGDLLLGCREISSFFSTTTTRLVRDNGQPLLRQLWAKIENLPADADCRVVADIDALVAADLPEAIVRRLLRHPAVANEASDVVVGVEQGILDGLLAETAASLALSSAAFQS, via the exons atgggGAGAGAGTGGCAATGGAGTACGACGGCTTCGCCTAAAGGAGACAGCAAGGAGAGTAACTCTGGTTGCATGGGTGGAATGCTTCACTACCTACACTTTCATCAATTGCTCTACTCCGGCAGCGGTAGAAATCCACCAGGGTCGCCGCCGTCGCTGTCATTGCTTCCTCGAATCGAGCTTACGTCTCAACAAGCGACAG GGTTGGAGGCGCCCAGGAATAGCTTGGAGCTGGATGAGGGGAAAGCGTCGTCCTCGACctcggccatcgaagacgagcttTACGATGTTCCT GTCGGGATAGAAATAGCCTCAGCTTCACTGTCGAAGAGCAGCAAGAAGATGATGATGTggttggaggaggagaagaggagctcACAGGCCGAGACTCCGAGGACTCCGGGCGTCGTCGCGCGCCTAATGGGCTTGGAGACCTCCGCGGGGCAATCCTCTTCTCCGTCACCGAGGACGCCGCCAGCGCAGTCTCGAGTGCGAAACAAGAAGAAGAATGGCGGTGGCGATCAGAGTACCAAGAGAGAGTCGCGGTCACCCCGGCTGCCTCTCGGGAGCTTAAACTGCAACGTTGCAGCGTCGACTCAAATCAGATCGGTCGACGCAGGCTCCCGCTCCTTGCCGGAGACACCGAGGGTTTCGTCAGCTTGGTCCTGCGACGTTGATCCGAGGTTTTCTCTGCGACTCAACAAGGAAAACACCAATAAGGGTGTGCAAGAGATCGGCCACTTGCGCGACTTCGGCGGGCACCAGGACGAGAACAAGAGCCGGAGGAGGCACCACGGTACTCGTGAGTTCACCAAGCAAGTGAAGGAAGGTATCAGCATCAGacaaggaggtggtggtggtagcGGCCGTGGTCATGTTCACAGCGGTGAAGATGAATCCAAGTCTAAGTCTAAAAGAACCAGGCCAGCTGGGAAGAAACTGTCCATGGAGGATCCACCATCTCCTCGTTCTTCTCCTCAAACGAGAAAATTGGAGATCGCAAGTGGCACGAAGAAGCCAATCATGCCGCCTCCTAAACCTCTGCAGTCACAGGCAACAGACCGATTACCCCCATCAAAAACTTCCCGAGATCACGGCGAAGCAAAGGCTCTGAAGAAGGTCCTTGATAAGTGCAAGAAAGCCGATAACGAGCGGTTCACCGAGAGGATCAGGAAGCCAGCACAGTCACCTACGACCACCAGGCCGTCATGTTCTCGCTTACTCCCAATAATAGCATCACTGTTTCAGTCAGCTGACTCGCTGCCAGAGACGAACATCCCTGATAAGAGTAGATGCAGCGCCTTACCATCTCAACCAATCTCACGCTCTTAtgcctcttcttcttcgtttGCGCAGCAATCGGACTGTCAAAAGAATAGCCACGGCCGAGCACTGAGGTACAACGATCCAAAGTTCAGATACGTGAAGACCATACTTGAGCGTGCAGGGCTAGACGGAGCTCACACGTGGAGATGGTACTCACCGTCGCTTCCGATCGACCCCATCGTCTTCCATCAGCTGGAGCCGGAGTTTCCTTTCTTCCTTGGGGAACGAAGCACCGTCACTTCCGATAGCCTCCTCCACGGTCCATTACGATATCGGTGGAACAGGAAGCTCCTGTTCCACCTGGTAGAGGAGAAGTTAGGAGATCTCCTTCTCGGGTGTCGCGAGATCTCATCATtcttctccaccaccaccacccgccTCGTCAGGGACAACGGACAGCCATTGCTGCGGCAACTCTGGGCGAAGATCGAGAACCTCCCGGCTGACGCCGACTGCCGCGTGGTGGCCGACATCGACGCTCTCGTCGCAGCGGACCTGCCGGAGGCCATCGTGCGCCGCCTGCTGCGCCATCCCGCGGTGGCGAACGAGGCAAGCGACGTGGTGGTGGGAGTGGAGCAGGGTATCCTCGACGGCCTCCTCGCCGAGACCGCAGCATCTCTGGCCCTGTCCTCCGCCGCCTTCCAAAGCTGA